The Pagrus major chromosome 10, Pma_NU_1.0 genome contains a region encoding:
- the LOC141003860 gene encoding histone H3, protein MARTKQTARKSTGGKAPRKQLATKAARKSAPATGGVKKPHRYRPGTVALREIRRYQKSTELLIRKLPFQRLVREIAQDFKTDLRFQSSAVMALQESSEAYLVGLFEDTNLCAIHAKRVTIMPKDIQLARRIRGERA, encoded by the coding sequence ATGGCCCGAACCAAGCAGACCGCCCGCAAGTCCACCGGAGGAAAAGCTCCCAGGAAGCAGCTGGCCACCAAGGCTGCCCGCAAGAGCGCCCCGGCCACCGGCGGCGTGAAGAAGCCCCACCGCTACAGGCCCGGTACCGTGGCTCTCAGAGAGATCCGTCGCTACCAGAAGTCCACCGAGCTGCTCATCCGCAAGCTGCCCTTCCAGCGCCTGGTCCGGGAGATCGCCCAGGACTTCAAGACCGACCTGCGCTTCCAGAGCTCCGCCGTCATGGCGCTGCAGGAGTCCAGCGAGGCGTATCTGGTCGGCCTGTTCGAGGACACCAACCTGTGCGCCATCCACGCCAAGAGGGTCACCATCATGCCCAAAGACATCCAGCTGGCCCGCCGCATCCGTGGGGAGAGAGCTTAG
- the LOC141003861 gene encoding histone H2A-like, with protein MSGRGKTGKVKAKAKSRSSRAGLQFPVGRVHRLLRKGNYAQRVGAGAPVYLAAVLEYLTAEILELAGNAARDNKKTRIIPRHLQLAVRNDEELNKLLGGVTIAQGGVLPNIQAVLLPKKAEKAKK; from the coding sequence ATGTCTGGACGTGGAAAGACCGGAAAGGTGAAGGCCAAGGCGAAGAGCCGCTCCTCCCGAGCCGGGCTCCAGTTCCCGGTGGGTCGTGTCCACAGGCTGCTGAGGAAGGGCAACTACGCCCAGCGTGTCGGTGCCGGAGCCCCGGTGTACCTGGCCGCAGTGCTGGAGTATCTGACCGCTGAGATCCTGGAGTTGGCCGGAAACGCTGCCCGCGACAACAAGAAGACCAGGATCATCCCCCGCCAcctgcagctagcggtccgcAACGACGAGGAGCTCAACAAGCTGCTCGGCGGAGTCACCATCGCTCAGGGCGGCGTGCTGCCCAACATCCAGGCCGTGCTGCTGCCCAAGAAGGCGGAGAAGGCCAAGAAGTAA
- the LOC141003634 gene encoding histone H2B 1/2-like — MPEPGKAPKKGSKKAVTKVSKAGKKRRRTRKESYAIYVYKVLKQVHPDTGISSKAMGIMNSFVSDIFERIAGESSRLAQYNKRSTITSREIQTAVRLLLPGELAKHAVSEGTKAVTKYTSSK, encoded by the coding sequence ATGCCTGAACCAGGAAAAGCGCCGAAGAAGGGCTCCAAGAAGGCCGTGACCAAGGTCTCCAAGGCCggcaagaagaggaggaggaccagGAAGGAGAGCTACGCCATCTACGTCTACAAGGTGCTGAAGCAGGTCCACCCCGACACCGGCATCTCCTCCAAGGCGATGGGCATCATGAACTCCTTTGTGAGCGACATCTTCGAGCGCATCGCCGGCGAGTCCTCCCGCCTGGCTCAGTACAACAAGcgctccaccatcacctccagggAGATCCAGACCGCCGTCCGCCTGCTGCTGCCCGGGGAGCTGGCCAAGCACGCCGTGTCCGAGGGCACCAAGGCCGTGACCAAGTACACCAGCTCCAAGTAA
- the LOC141003771 gene encoding type II inositol 3,4-bisphosphate 4-phosphatase-like isoform X2 → MKMRRMKLRVNHRQLLFLSREETSGHFQREGALRVGRQQRDLSEKFCRLRGNLLFVLSKQGGRLEEVLLLERCEVMKLPDDDRRLAVSFESGDPRVFIECSSSADCVSWLGVLRDANTEMLRRRITHLRTLIDTHTSRHTQQQQQQHTHTTSVCGRDRSLEDAEAEAAGGAGPAAKVTPLHLRVGVVTVAARVQVQVSVIDTHTHTLRKYPSAEAVQGADVDGVFLTSVSFCGDCPLHHHSRIKVTVYHAEEPTTHTARSFLGFTSFSIRDLLRSKEPHISMSLRTMDGVNEVGEVKVSRLQMEGEGEDKTPPEHKCPALCDSLHSSFHDKENSPMMRAVLCAQVCKVYRFQTEDQRWLLVREQMSETPLSFSLPRQLLSALVHEHTSRVQEVKELGDLSPHWSGLRRDVINHCNHLIGCYQETLAELDKLSVSSCFKSSSSKSDKHLQFVPTNLHSQRMEATSPDSSGVWYEVITFGAPADHHQAFKHGGLKRLLSKHTNHRDSSVSYSRDESSRAREVLSSVAQLQPLVFGLAEELLSVSLELNVSRLQQVLDGLTQQTELFVHALKDELVKSALVLIHNQRSDDSSSHVHSNGSLCDSTTANQEGQTSLRQQDEYDEEEWDRAWANVAMSLNCIIAMGDRLQGREEHPQVMTSSSSEQQETTGDTNSQNTASPSSSSASSWQEQLLPLVVTLRDCVREAVDKARTAMTFVVLQGAATGTVAQGPAHIVQRRHAVFSQALSAVVCGFVLKLYGGLEDPDFLQQLHSVGVLAQLEGLLSTYGDEVGMLEDMEVGVADLSSVAFTVTEARTEQPDDLLPTLRGAWGSLVVEVPLPPETFGSLPRELREGRLIRVHPVLFNIGINQQQSLAERFGDSSLQERVNQQSCERLRAYCHSLRDALPHMAGIQSLSDLLSSLDRSVETRKRKNVEVLWIAAMVCRKVNGVRLTSCKSAKDRTAMSVTLEQCVLLRERHTLSQQHFSTALDCMRRDGCRMENVQKNVGSRKFAFSGVQLLTFPKLYRPPDGSFGSSTH, encoded by the exons atgaagatgaggaggatgaagctGAGGGTGAACcacagacagctgctgtttctgtcCAGAGAGGAAACATCTGGACACTTCCAGAGAGAAGGAGCGCTGCGGGTGGGCCGACAGCAGAGAG ATCTCAGCGAGAAGTTCTGCCGGCTGAGAGGAAACCTGCTGTTCGTCCTCAGCAAACAG ggtggCAGGCTCGAGGAGGTTCTGCTGTTGGAGAGATGTGAAGTCATGAAGCTCCCAGATGATGACAGACGACTGGCCGTCA gcttTGAGAGTGGTGACCCTCGTGTCTTCATCGagtgcagcagctctgcagatTGTGTTTCCTGGCTCGGCGTCCTGAGAGACGCCAACACCGAGATGCTGAGACGACGCATCACACACCTCCGCACACTCAtcgacacacacacctcccggcacacacagcaacaacagcaacaacacacacacactacttcTGTCTGTGGGCGAGACAGAAGCCTGGAGGatgctgaagctgaagctgcag GTGGAGCCGGACCTGCTGCTAAAGTCACCCCACTGCACCTGAGAGTGG gtgTGGTTACCGTGGCAGCCAGAGTCCAGGTTCAAGTGTCAGTgatcgacacacacacacacacactcaggaaaTACCCCAGTGCTGAGGCAgttcag ggggCGGATGTTGACGGTGTGTTTCTAAcatcagtgagtttctgtggcGACTGTCCTCTCCACCATCACAGCAGAATCAAAGTTACCGTTTACCACGCAGAGGAGCCGACAACACACACCgcg AGGAGCTTTCTGGGCTTCACCTCGTTCTCCATCAGAGATCTGCTCAGGTCCAAGGAGCCTCACATCTCCATGAGCCTCAG GACGATGGACGGAGTGAACGAGGTCGGGGAGGTGAAGGTGTCCCGTCtgcagatggagggagagggcgAGGACAAGACTCCTCCTGAACACAAG tgtcctgcGCTGTGCGACAGCCTTCACAGCTCTTTCCACGACAAAGAAAACAGTCCGATGATGAGAGCAG tgCTGTGTGCTCAGGTGTGTAAGGTGTACAGGTTTCAGACGGAGGATCAAAGATGGCTGCTGGTCCGGGAACAGATGTCAGAGACGCCGCTGTCGTTCTCTTTACCCAGACAGCTGCTGAGCGCGCTCGTGCACGAGCACACGAGCAG GGTCCAGGAAGTGAAGGAGCTCGGCGACCTTTCACCCCACTGGAGCGGGCTCCGCCGTGACGTCATCAATCACTGTAACCACCTGATTGGCTGTTATCAGGAAACACTCGCTGAGCTCGACAAACTCTCAG tctcGTCCTGCTTCAAGTCGAGCAGCAGTAAATCTGACAAACACCTTCAGTTTGTTCCAACCAACCTGCACTCACAGAGGATGGAGGCCACCAGTCCTGACAGCTCAG gtgtttggtaCGAGGTGATAACGTTCGGAGCTCCGGCTGATCATCATCAAGCCTTCAAACATGGAGGCCTGAAGAGACTGCTGAGCAAACACACGAAccacagagacag ctctgtctcttaCTCCCGGGACGAGAGCTCCAGGGCGAGGGAGGTTCTGTCCAGCGTGGCCCAGCTGCAGCCTCTGGTGTTCGGCCTGGCTGAGGAGCTGCTGTCGGTCTCTCTGGAGCTGAACGTGTCCCGGCTGCAGCAGGTTCTGGACGGCCTGACGCAGcag ACAGAGCTGTTTGTTCACGCGCTCAAAGACGAGCTGGTGAAAAGCGCCCTGGTGCTGATCCACAACCAGCGCTCGGACGACAGCAGCAGCCACGTGCACAGCAACGGGTCGCTGTGTGACAGCACGACAGCCAATCAGGAGGGACAGACCTCGCTACGGCAACAGGACGAGTACGACGAGGAGGAGTGG gacAGGGCGTGGGCGAACGTCGCCATGAGCCTCAACTGCATCATCGCCATGGGCGACCGGCTGCAGGGGCGGGAGGAGCACCCGcaggtgatgacatcatcatcatcagagcagCAGGAAACCACCGGGGACACAAACTCTCAGAACACCG cctccccgtcctcctcctctgcctcctcctggcAGGAGCAGCTGCTCCCCCTGGTGGTCACTCTCAGGGACTGTGTGCGCGAGGCGGTGGATAAGGCCCGGACCGCCATGACCTTCGTGGTCCTGCAGGGGGCGGCGACGGGGACTGTCGCTCAGGGACCTGCACACATCGTGCAGAGACGCCACGCCGTCTTCAGCCAGGCG CTGTCAGCAGTGGTGTGTGGCTTCGTGTTGAAGCTGTACGGAGGTCTGGAGGATCCGGacttcctgcagcagcttcactctgTTGGAGTCCTGGCTCAGCTTGAAGGCCTGCTCAGCACCTacg gtgacGAGGTGGGGATGCTGGAGGACATGGAGGTGGGTGTGGCTGACCTGAGCAGTGTTGCGTTCACTGTCACCGAGGCCAGAACAGAACAACCAGACGACCTGCTGCCGACGCTCAGGGGAGCATG GGGCAGTTTGGTTGTCGAGGTCCCGTTGCCCCCGGAGACCTTCGGGTCGTTGCCCCGGGAACTGAGAGAGGGACGTTTGATACGAGTTCATCCTGTTctgttcaacattggaatcaaccagcagcagagtctgGCTGagag GTTTGGCGACAGCTCGCTGCAGGAGAGAGTGAACCAGCAGAGCTGTGAGCGTCTCAGAGCTTACTGTCACAGTCTGAGAGACGCACTGCCTCACATGG ctgGTATCCAGTCACTATCGGACCTGTTGTCCTCTTTGGATCGCAGCGTAGAAACCAGGAAGAGGAAGAACGTGGAGGTTCTGTGGATCGCTGCTATG gtgtgtcgTAAGGTGAACGGCGTGCGTCTGACGAGCTGTAAGAGTGCGAAGGACCGCACGGCGATGTCGGTGACGctggagcagtgtgtgttacTGAGGGAGCGACACACACTCAGCCAGCAGCACTTCAGCACCGCCCTCGACTGCATGAGGAG ggatgGTTGCAGGATGGAGAACGTGCAGAAGAACGTGGGCAGCAGGAAGTTCGCCTTCAGCGGCGTTCAGCTCCTCACCTTCCCCAAACTGTACCGACCTCCAGACGGCAGCTTCGGATCGTCGACACACTGA
- the LOC141003771 gene encoding type II inositol 3,4-bisphosphate 4-phosphatase-like isoform X1, giving the protein MKMRRMKLRVNHRQLLFLSREETSGHFQREGALRVGRQQRDLSEKFCRLRGNLLFVLSKQGGRLEEVLLLERCEVMKLPDDDRRLAVSFESGDPRVFIECSSSADCVSWLGVLRDANTEMLRRRITHLRTLIDTHTSRHTQQQQQQHTHTTSVCGRDRSLEDAEAEAAGGAGPAAKVTPLHLRVGVVTVAARVQVQVSVIDTHTHTLRKYPSAEAVQGADVDGVFLTSVSFCGDCPLHHHSRIKVTVYHAEEPTTHTARSFLGFTSFSIRDLLRSKEPHISMSLRTMDGVNEVGEVKVSRLQMEGEGEDKTPPEHKCPALCDSLHSSFHDKENSPMMRAVLCAQVCKVYRFQTEDQRWLLVREQMSETPLSFSLPRQLLSALVHEHTSRVQEVKELGDLSPHWSGLRRDVINHCNHLIGCYQETLAELDKLSVSSCFKSSSSKSDKHLQFVPTNLHSQRMEATSPDSSGVWYEVITFGAPADHHQAFKHGGLKRLLSKHTNHRDSSVSYSRDESSRAREVLSSVAQLQPLVFGLAEELLSVSLELNVSRLQQVLDGLTQQTELFVHALKDELVKSALVLIHNQRSDDSSSHVHSNGSLCDSTTANQEGQTSLRQQDEYDEEEWDRAWANVAMSLNCIIAMGDRLQGREEHPQVMTSSSSEQQETTGDTNSQNTASPSSSSASSWQEQLLPLVVTLRDCVREAVDKARTAMTFVVLQGAATGTVAQGPAHIVQRRHAVFSQALSAVVCGFVLKLYGGLEDPDFLQQLHSVGVLAQLEGLLSTYGDEVGMLEDMEVGVADLSSVAFTVTEARTEQPDDLLPTLRGAWGSLVVEVPLPPETFGSLPRELREGRLIRVHPVLFNIGINQQQSLAERFGDSSLQERVNQQSCERLRAYCHSLRDALPHMAGIQSLSDLLSSLDRSVETRKRKNVEVLWIAAMVCRKVNGVRLTSCKSAKDRTAMSVTLEQCVLLRERHTLSQQHFSTALDCMRRSRLSLGQMLGCYTQSGFTVCGLEPGEPPSGVPLCLAPKAPRRHLYPVAFLLVTSHLLVVWLILSLVILMAKYQ; this is encoded by the exons atgaagatgaggaggatgaagctGAGGGTGAACcacagacagctgctgtttctgtcCAGAGAGGAAACATCTGGACACTTCCAGAGAGAAGGAGCGCTGCGGGTGGGCCGACAGCAGAGAG ATCTCAGCGAGAAGTTCTGCCGGCTGAGAGGAAACCTGCTGTTCGTCCTCAGCAAACAG ggtggCAGGCTCGAGGAGGTTCTGCTGTTGGAGAGATGTGAAGTCATGAAGCTCCCAGATGATGACAGACGACTGGCCGTCA gcttTGAGAGTGGTGACCCTCGTGTCTTCATCGagtgcagcagctctgcagatTGTGTTTCCTGGCTCGGCGTCCTGAGAGACGCCAACACCGAGATGCTGAGACGACGCATCACACACCTCCGCACACTCAtcgacacacacacctcccggcacacacagcaacaacagcaacaacacacacacactacttcTGTCTGTGGGCGAGACAGAAGCCTGGAGGatgctgaagctgaagctgcag GTGGAGCCGGACCTGCTGCTAAAGTCACCCCACTGCACCTGAGAGTGG gtgTGGTTACCGTGGCAGCCAGAGTCCAGGTTCAAGTGTCAGTgatcgacacacacacacacacactcaggaaaTACCCCAGTGCTGAGGCAgttcag ggggCGGATGTTGACGGTGTGTTTCTAAcatcagtgagtttctgtggcGACTGTCCTCTCCACCATCACAGCAGAATCAAAGTTACCGTTTACCACGCAGAGGAGCCGACAACACACACCgcg AGGAGCTTTCTGGGCTTCACCTCGTTCTCCATCAGAGATCTGCTCAGGTCCAAGGAGCCTCACATCTCCATGAGCCTCAG GACGATGGACGGAGTGAACGAGGTCGGGGAGGTGAAGGTGTCCCGTCtgcagatggagggagagggcgAGGACAAGACTCCTCCTGAACACAAG tgtcctgcGCTGTGCGACAGCCTTCACAGCTCTTTCCACGACAAAGAAAACAGTCCGATGATGAGAGCAG tgCTGTGTGCTCAGGTGTGTAAGGTGTACAGGTTTCAGACGGAGGATCAAAGATGGCTGCTGGTCCGGGAACAGATGTCAGAGACGCCGCTGTCGTTCTCTTTACCCAGACAGCTGCTGAGCGCGCTCGTGCACGAGCACACGAGCAG GGTCCAGGAAGTGAAGGAGCTCGGCGACCTTTCACCCCACTGGAGCGGGCTCCGCCGTGACGTCATCAATCACTGTAACCACCTGATTGGCTGTTATCAGGAAACACTCGCTGAGCTCGACAAACTCTCAG tctcGTCCTGCTTCAAGTCGAGCAGCAGTAAATCTGACAAACACCTTCAGTTTGTTCCAACCAACCTGCACTCACAGAGGATGGAGGCCACCAGTCCTGACAGCTCAG gtgtttggtaCGAGGTGATAACGTTCGGAGCTCCGGCTGATCATCATCAAGCCTTCAAACATGGAGGCCTGAAGAGACTGCTGAGCAAACACACGAAccacagagacag ctctgtctcttaCTCCCGGGACGAGAGCTCCAGGGCGAGGGAGGTTCTGTCCAGCGTGGCCCAGCTGCAGCCTCTGGTGTTCGGCCTGGCTGAGGAGCTGCTGTCGGTCTCTCTGGAGCTGAACGTGTCCCGGCTGCAGCAGGTTCTGGACGGCCTGACGCAGcag ACAGAGCTGTTTGTTCACGCGCTCAAAGACGAGCTGGTGAAAAGCGCCCTGGTGCTGATCCACAACCAGCGCTCGGACGACAGCAGCAGCCACGTGCACAGCAACGGGTCGCTGTGTGACAGCACGACAGCCAATCAGGAGGGACAGACCTCGCTACGGCAACAGGACGAGTACGACGAGGAGGAGTGG gacAGGGCGTGGGCGAACGTCGCCATGAGCCTCAACTGCATCATCGCCATGGGCGACCGGCTGCAGGGGCGGGAGGAGCACCCGcaggtgatgacatcatcatcatcagagcagCAGGAAACCACCGGGGACACAAACTCTCAGAACACCG cctccccgtcctcctcctctgcctcctcctggcAGGAGCAGCTGCTCCCCCTGGTGGTCACTCTCAGGGACTGTGTGCGCGAGGCGGTGGATAAGGCCCGGACCGCCATGACCTTCGTGGTCCTGCAGGGGGCGGCGACGGGGACTGTCGCTCAGGGACCTGCACACATCGTGCAGAGACGCCACGCCGTCTTCAGCCAGGCG CTGTCAGCAGTGGTGTGTGGCTTCGTGTTGAAGCTGTACGGAGGTCTGGAGGATCCGGacttcctgcagcagcttcactctgTTGGAGTCCTGGCTCAGCTTGAAGGCCTGCTCAGCACCTacg gtgacGAGGTGGGGATGCTGGAGGACATGGAGGTGGGTGTGGCTGACCTGAGCAGTGTTGCGTTCACTGTCACCGAGGCCAGAACAGAACAACCAGACGACCTGCTGCCGACGCTCAGGGGAGCATG GGGCAGTTTGGTTGTCGAGGTCCCGTTGCCCCCGGAGACCTTCGGGTCGTTGCCCCGGGAACTGAGAGAGGGACGTTTGATACGAGTTCATCCTGTTctgttcaacattggaatcaaccagcagcagagtctgGCTGagag GTTTGGCGACAGCTCGCTGCAGGAGAGAGTGAACCAGCAGAGCTGTGAGCGTCTCAGAGCTTACTGTCACAGTCTGAGAGACGCACTGCCTCACATGG ctgGTATCCAGTCACTATCGGACCTGTTGTCCTCTTTGGATCGCAGCGTAGAAACCAGGAAGAGGAAGAACGTGGAGGTTCTGTGGATCGCTGCTATG gtgtgtcgTAAGGTGAACGGCGTGCGTCTGACGAGCTGTAAGAGTGCGAAGGACCGCACGGCGATGTCGGTGACGctggagcagtgtgtgttacTGAGGGAGCGACACACACTCAGCCAGCAGCACTTCAGCACCGCCCTCGACTGCATGAGGAG gTCTCGTCTGTCCTTGGGGCAGATGCTGGGTTGTTATACCCAGTCAGGGTTCACAGTCTGTGGGTTAGAGCCCGGGGAGCCTCCCTCTGGGGTCCCGCTGTGTCTGGCCCCTAAAGCTCCCAGACGACACCTGTACCCGGTGGCCTTCCTCCTGGTGACCTctcacctgctggtggtttggCTCATCCTCAGCCTGGTTATACTGATGGCCAAATACCAGTAG
- the LOC141003771 gene encoding type II inositol 3,4-bisphosphate 4-phosphatase-like isoform X3 codes for MKMRRMKLRVNHRQLLFLSREETSGHFQREGALRVGRQQRDLSEKFCRLRGNLLFVLSKQGGRLEEVLLLERCEVMKLPDDDRRLAVSFESGDPRVFIECSSSADCVSWLGVLRDANTEMLRRRITHLRTLIDTHTSRHTQQQQQQHTHTTSVCGRDRSLEDAEAEAAGGAGPAAKVTPLHLRVGVVTVAARVQVQVSVIDTHTHTLRKYPSAEAVQGADVDGVFLTSVSFCGDCPLHHHSRIKVTVYHAEEPTTHTARSFLGFTSFSIRDLLRSKEPHISMSLRTMDGVNEVGEVKVSRLQMEGEGEDKTPPEHKCPALCDSLHSSFHDKENSPMMRAVLCAQVCKVYRFQTEDQRWLLVREQMSETPLSFSLPRQLLSALVHEHTSRVQEVKELGDLSPHWSGLRRDVINHCNHLIGCYQETLAELDKLSVSSCFKSSSSKSDKHLQFVPTNLHSQRMEATSPDSSGVWYEVITFGAPADHHQAFKHGGLKRLLSKHTNHRDSSVSYSRDESSRAREVLSSVAQLQPLVFGLAEELLSVSLELNVSRLQQVLDGLTQQTELFVHALKDELVKSALVLIHNQRSDDSSSHVHSNGSLCDSTTANQEGQTSLRQQDEYDEEEWDRAWANVAMSLNCIIAMGDRLQGREEHPQVMTSSSSEQQETTGDTNSQNTASPSSSSASSWQEQLLPLVVTLRDCVREAVDKARTAMTFVVLQGAATGTVAQGPAHIVQRRHAVFSQALSAVVCGFVLKLYGGLEDPDFLQQLHSVGVLAQLEGLLSTYGDEVGMLEDMEVGVADLSSVAFTVTEARTEQPDDLLPTLRGAWGSLVVEVPLPPETFGSLPRELREGRLIRVHPVLFNIGINQQQSLAERFGDSSLQERVNQQSCERLRAYCHSLRDALPHMAGIQSLSDLLSSLDRSVETRKRKNVEVLWIAAMVCRKVNGVRLTSCKSAKDRTAMSVTLEQCVLLRERHTLSQQHFSTALDCMRRMENVQKNVGSRKFAFSGVQLLTFPKLYRPPDGSFGSSTH; via the exons atgaagatgaggaggatgaagctGAGGGTGAACcacagacagctgctgtttctgtcCAGAGAGGAAACATCTGGACACTTCCAGAGAGAAGGAGCGCTGCGGGTGGGCCGACAGCAGAGAG ATCTCAGCGAGAAGTTCTGCCGGCTGAGAGGAAACCTGCTGTTCGTCCTCAGCAAACAG ggtggCAGGCTCGAGGAGGTTCTGCTGTTGGAGAGATGTGAAGTCATGAAGCTCCCAGATGATGACAGACGACTGGCCGTCA gcttTGAGAGTGGTGACCCTCGTGTCTTCATCGagtgcagcagctctgcagatTGTGTTTCCTGGCTCGGCGTCCTGAGAGACGCCAACACCGAGATGCTGAGACGACGCATCACACACCTCCGCACACTCAtcgacacacacacctcccggcacacacagcaacaacagcaacaacacacacacactacttcTGTCTGTGGGCGAGACAGAAGCCTGGAGGatgctgaagctgaagctgcag GTGGAGCCGGACCTGCTGCTAAAGTCACCCCACTGCACCTGAGAGTGG gtgTGGTTACCGTGGCAGCCAGAGTCCAGGTTCAAGTGTCAGTgatcgacacacacacacacacactcaggaaaTACCCCAGTGCTGAGGCAgttcag ggggCGGATGTTGACGGTGTGTTTCTAAcatcagtgagtttctgtggcGACTGTCCTCTCCACCATCACAGCAGAATCAAAGTTACCGTTTACCACGCAGAGGAGCCGACAACACACACCgcg AGGAGCTTTCTGGGCTTCACCTCGTTCTCCATCAGAGATCTGCTCAGGTCCAAGGAGCCTCACATCTCCATGAGCCTCAG GACGATGGACGGAGTGAACGAGGTCGGGGAGGTGAAGGTGTCCCGTCtgcagatggagggagagggcgAGGACAAGACTCCTCCTGAACACAAG tgtcctgcGCTGTGCGACAGCCTTCACAGCTCTTTCCACGACAAAGAAAACAGTCCGATGATGAGAGCAG tgCTGTGTGCTCAGGTGTGTAAGGTGTACAGGTTTCAGACGGAGGATCAAAGATGGCTGCTGGTCCGGGAACAGATGTCAGAGACGCCGCTGTCGTTCTCTTTACCCAGACAGCTGCTGAGCGCGCTCGTGCACGAGCACACGAGCAG GGTCCAGGAAGTGAAGGAGCTCGGCGACCTTTCACCCCACTGGAGCGGGCTCCGCCGTGACGTCATCAATCACTGTAACCACCTGATTGGCTGTTATCAGGAAACACTCGCTGAGCTCGACAAACTCTCAG tctcGTCCTGCTTCAAGTCGAGCAGCAGTAAATCTGACAAACACCTTCAGTTTGTTCCAACCAACCTGCACTCACAGAGGATGGAGGCCACCAGTCCTGACAGCTCAG gtgtttggtaCGAGGTGATAACGTTCGGAGCTCCGGCTGATCATCATCAAGCCTTCAAACATGGAGGCCTGAAGAGACTGCTGAGCAAACACACGAAccacagagacag ctctgtctcttaCTCCCGGGACGAGAGCTCCAGGGCGAGGGAGGTTCTGTCCAGCGTGGCCCAGCTGCAGCCTCTGGTGTTCGGCCTGGCTGAGGAGCTGCTGTCGGTCTCTCTGGAGCTGAACGTGTCCCGGCTGCAGCAGGTTCTGGACGGCCTGACGCAGcag ACAGAGCTGTTTGTTCACGCGCTCAAAGACGAGCTGGTGAAAAGCGCCCTGGTGCTGATCCACAACCAGCGCTCGGACGACAGCAGCAGCCACGTGCACAGCAACGGGTCGCTGTGTGACAGCACGACAGCCAATCAGGAGGGACAGACCTCGCTACGGCAACAGGACGAGTACGACGAGGAGGAGTGG gacAGGGCGTGGGCGAACGTCGCCATGAGCCTCAACTGCATCATCGCCATGGGCGACCGGCTGCAGGGGCGGGAGGAGCACCCGcaggtgatgacatcatcatcatcagagcagCAGGAAACCACCGGGGACACAAACTCTCAGAACACCG cctccccgtcctcctcctctgcctcctcctggcAGGAGCAGCTGCTCCCCCTGGTGGTCACTCTCAGGGACTGTGTGCGCGAGGCGGTGGATAAGGCCCGGACCGCCATGACCTTCGTGGTCCTGCAGGGGGCGGCGACGGGGACTGTCGCTCAGGGACCTGCACACATCGTGCAGAGACGCCACGCCGTCTTCAGCCAGGCG CTGTCAGCAGTGGTGTGTGGCTTCGTGTTGAAGCTGTACGGAGGTCTGGAGGATCCGGacttcctgcagcagcttcactctgTTGGAGTCCTGGCTCAGCTTGAAGGCCTGCTCAGCACCTacg gtgacGAGGTGGGGATGCTGGAGGACATGGAGGTGGGTGTGGCTGACCTGAGCAGTGTTGCGTTCACTGTCACCGAGGCCAGAACAGAACAACCAGACGACCTGCTGCCGACGCTCAGGGGAGCATG GGGCAGTTTGGTTGTCGAGGTCCCGTTGCCCCCGGAGACCTTCGGGTCGTTGCCCCGGGAACTGAGAGAGGGACGTTTGATACGAGTTCATCCTGTTctgttcaacattggaatcaaccagcagcagagtctgGCTGagag GTTTGGCGACAGCTCGCTGCAGGAGAGAGTGAACCAGCAGAGCTGTGAGCGTCTCAGAGCTTACTGTCACAGTCTGAGAGACGCACTGCCTCACATGG ctgGTATCCAGTCACTATCGGACCTGTTGTCCTCTTTGGATCGCAGCGTAGAAACCAGGAAGAGGAAGAACGTGGAGGTTCTGTGGATCGCTGCTATG gtgtgtcgTAAGGTGAACGGCGTGCGTCTGACGAGCTGTAAGAGTGCGAAGGACCGCACGGCGATGTCGGTGACGctggagcagtgtgtgttacTGAGGGAGCGACACACACTCAGCCAGCAGCACTTCAGCACCGCCCTCGACTGCATGAGGAG GATGGAGAACGTGCAGAAGAACGTGGGCAGCAGGAAGTTCGCCTTCAGCGGCGTTCAGCTCCTCACCTTCCCCAAACTGTACCGACCTCCAGACGGCAGCTTCGGATCGTCGACACACTGA